The genomic stretch AGTTTATCAGTGGGTgaaaactcctcctcctcctcctcctcctcctcctcctcctcctccacgtctcctctcctcactctcATCACTGCTCTAACATGTAAGGAGGCTGACTTACTGTTTTATCACAGCAGTAGTTCTCCAACATATGGCTCTGGTTTCTCCTCTCCAAAATTCACATCCACTCATCAGTCAACATCAGATTATCGTTTGATCATCAACAATGTGGAGGAGGGAGACTCAGCAGTCTATTACTGTAAAACATGGGACAGCTCTGTTAGTGAGTACGTATCACAGTGATTTACACTGTGACAAAAACCTCCTCACTAATACTTCTGCTTTTTGAGACTCTGACACATCTGATAATAGAGCCATCAAACAACACTTTGTGTCTGCTTCATGAAAAATGATTAATGCACTTAGATTACTGTCagatttaattcattttcatcTGTGTATCTCAAAAGTATTTATCACATTTGGGGTATTCAGAACAGCTTCTATAAACGTTCTATGACTACAACATGTTAAATggcaacacacagcagcatttaaagtcTGTTTTATACGTCAGACTCAGATATCAGGAATGACTGTTGAGTATATTTACTGGTGCTTTGCTTAAACTCATTTTTCCTTAATTAAACATGTTTGCAAAGTGCAATTTAAGATGTagctttaaaatgtatgtaggaACGCCATAAAAGCATTTAGATGTTGAAAAAGTTCATTAATGTGCAgctaaaacacaacaaaatatagGTCATGtagataaagacatttttatgttaaatcttTATTGGCACAAAAGGTATAGTacaacagtatatatatatctatatctatatctatagatatagatatctatatctatagatatagatagatagatatatagatagatatataaaataataataataataataaaaatcataataatgCAGACACCGAAACAAGCATTAAAAAAGAGCTAGTGGTTGCTGCGGGGGATAAAGACATTTTTGATTAGTTTTTAATAGTTTAGTCAGAGCAATTTGGATTAATGAGGAATatttagaagaagaaaaacactgaGGTGAGAAGTAAACTTTTACACTCAATAGTTCTGTTTACCTATAAAATATACAACTTAGTTAAAAGTTTATAACACAAACTTATAAAACAACGAATATGTGTTAATCCTGTGGTTTATGTGATTAATAATGATatggaaaaatataaattaattccAGATTTGAATCTGTTATAAGAATTGTAGATTAATCTCAGGCCAAAAATCACCAACTgctatcaaatacatttttcagatacaTTTTAATGAGGAATAAAAATTACCAAATATATGCTGATTAATAAGAAATTATTTAATGTGAAACTGCATGCATGATGTTAAATTATGAGTGAAAACAGAGTCAAGTGTtgacactcctcctcctcctgatcctcattctcctcctcctcctcctcattctcctcctccatgtctcctctcctcagtgtcTTTATAAGCTTcagtctctcttctcctctcactccAACCCTGCTCACCTCTCAGCTGGACAGTGAGGGATGTTAACACCACACACTGACAACATGCTGGGGATCCTCTGCACTCTCATCACTGCTCTAACATGTAAgatcttcttctctttccttttaCAGCCCAGATTTCCACACAGAAACCTTTCATTCACgtctttttctctgtgtgttgacAGATGTTGATGCAGTGAAAGTGCTGACTCAGACGCCTGCAGTCCACACAGTTTCTACAGGACAACAGGCTGTTCTCAACTGCAACGTTCAGACAGATTATGCTTATGTCAGTTGGCATAAACAGGTTCCTGGTGAAGCTCCTCAGTTTGTTCTCAGTTTTCACCATTCAGCCAGTTCACCCACCTTTGGATCAGGATTCTCTTCAGACCGATTCAACTCTGAATCCTCATCAGACATAGATTATCAGTTCATCATAAAGCAGACAGAGGCAGGAGACTCTGCTGTCTATTACTGTCAGACATGGGATAACTCTGGTACTGCAGCTGTATCACAGTGATTCACACTGTGACAAAAACCTCAGTGAGAAACTCACTGCAGCTTTTATGAATTttgagcaaaataaaatgaatcaaatcaGTAAATCTGATCAAAACAAGGACGGATAATGAACAAAGTCGTCTAAAGAGTCAAAAGTGTTTGAAACAAGTCCAGCAGTGTTTTGTAATGAAAGCAGACTGATGAAGTGAATGAGACGTTGACAGTGAAAGTTGGTCTCAACAGGATGTTTCAGTTCCACTCCCCTCATTAGTGAGAGtcaggaggtttttgtacggccATGTATACAAACTGAATCACTGTGGTATTCGGACCAGGCACCAAGCTGACTGTGACAAGTAAGTACTTTTTAACTGATCATAAAACAGGATGGATTTTATGTTTCTGATACATAttaagagaaaataatcaatgtaTCTGTTGctaattgtttaaaatattcaacatgttgtttGGTGAATAATAGATTGACTTCTTAATATCTGCTTTGATACCAGGCTGTGTGTTTGAAGGCAAAGGAAAGATCTGCTACTGATcacaatattttaaatatttttgacaaaTACTCAAAAGTTTTTAGCGGCTGAGGATTTTACCAGTTGGACAACATTTACAagatttttatcttttattttaacatCTTAAAACTCCATGTTAAATAATCAAGAGTATTTTACGCTGTCATATCAATACCAAACTGTTCTTGTAATGTTGGTTTACTAATCTTCTAAAGTTTATGGATAATTCAGATTTTACCTGAATATTATTGTGGCTGtttgaaattagattttttgtGTTATAGACACCACTAAACTACTACTACAGATATACTTTAATTTATCACGATGCTTTAAATAATCATATGAGAGTTTAAATACcactttttttatgacacagAAAGTGACTTTATGACAGTTTCCAACATAAATATTATACTGAATTAATCAAAACATCTCTAAATTAGTGGTTGATAGATTGTTGATGTTTTAAAGAGGAACACTGCTCATATTTAGGTGATGATTTCTAAATGTTTCTgctgatttaaaatgttttaattcttCAGCGTGTTTGTTAAATTGTCAACACAACTAATAAACTAATGTGTTACTGTCCTGCTTTGTATTAATGATGTGATTCCTAGTTATCTGATGAAAGTGCTCCATGTATTTTCAGGCTCCAGCTTCCCTCCTCCTGTCCTGACAGTCTTCCCTCCGTCCAGTGCTGAGCTCCAGTCCAACAAAGCCTCTCTGGTCTGTCTGTCCAGTCAGTCTGGGCCTTTTGCAGATGTGAGCTGGTTGTCTGGTGGGAGTCCAGTGAGCAGTGGGATCTCTACCAGCATCGCTGTTCAGCAACTAGACCACACTTTCCAAATCAGCAGCTATCTGGCCGTCCAGACGTCAGACTGGAACACGGATCAGGTTTACacatgtaaagtgtctttgggCTCCCAGACTTCAGAGAAAAACATCAAGAAGTCAGACTGTTCCACTGAACAATAGTAGAGGAGCACAATGACCATTTAACATCTGCTTCTTTACTGTTTGTGCTGTTTGCTCATCACAAGCTTCACATGGTGTAAAAGACTTGTCTGCATGCTTGTAATACATGCTGTGACCGTTAGGTGGAGGTGTTGTATCAGCTTTGCAAAATGATGCTTTTTTCAAGaattattcaataaaaatacaaaaaaaaaaactttgaaggaaaaagtgtttgtatttatttgtactcATGAAAACATCATTTATAATGTTACATTAATTTCACTAGATTTTATTCTTCTCCTGATGTTCATCTCACTGATAATTACAGTTAGTCCAGGACACAAAGATAAcagacatatttatttttaattcttagttgaatgtatgtatatgtatatattattaatgttaacttgcaataaaatacaacacagagAGATTAATATTAATTTGACTGGTTTTAGTTGCTTGCAGTAGTTGAGACGTTAGAAAAATCAGATAAAATGAGCAACTGAAACTGAGTTTTCATCCTCCATCAGTGAAGCATCACCTCTctactcctccctctcttccttcacAGGATGCACCTGTAGGCCTCTTCTCCTTATTTATAGCTGCATGTAAATGAAGAGGTCAAGTGTCAGCTCTCTGTAACATCAGAGGGAAATGTCTCTGACTGGAAACACTCTGATagtttcattattaacatctgCTCAATCAATGTCTGTTTActtcttatgtgtgtgtgcagagccaAAGTTTATATCCTGCAGCAGATGTCTGTTGTTGACGTACGAAAAACCTGCAAAATGatgcaaaatatattaaaacttTCATACATAAATCTCATTCATTAGGAACTGAAAATACTAAGAAATCCATATAAATTGCAGGCCTCTTTGACATCATGACACCATGGTATTTTGTAAATTAAAGTTGTCATCTACACTGACTTTAATGGATaaattaaagacatttccctccaCAGAATATAACTGAGCAACACATGTGAGAAACTATGCAGATTGAAGCaaagctcctcctcctgtcagTCCCTCTCAGTTTCAGTGTTGTATTAAATTGCTCCTCCagcacctcctctcctcatcctccaaaCCCTCTAATCTGTCAGCAGTGAGCTCACTTTCCAGGTTACAAGGCCGTTCTCAGCACACTCTGACAACATGCTGGGGATCCTCTGCACTCTCATCACTGCTCTAACATGTAAGGAGGCTGACTTACTGCAGCTTTGACCTCATGTTGGATTCatcagtctgtgtgtttctcttgacTCCGTGTCATCTTGTTGTTTCCAGGTGTGAGTGGTGTGACGGTGGTGACACAGAAGCCTCCTGTTGTGGCGGTGACGAAAGGAGAGACAGCCACCATGGACTGTAACCTGGGGACTGTTACTAACAGCCCTGCTTACTGGTATAGACAGACTCCTGGAGGAGTTCCTCAGCATGTACTGAGGTTTTATCACGGTTGGAGCACTGTATATTATGGCTCTGGTTTCTCCTCTCCAAAATTCACATCCACTCATCAGTCAACATCAGATTATCGTTTGATCATCAACAATGTGGAGGAGGGAGACTCAGCAGTCTATTACTGTAAAACATGGGACACCTCTGTTAATGAGTACGTATCACAGTGATTTACACTGTGACAAAAACCTCCTCACTATTACTTCTGCTTTTTGAGACTCTGACACATCTGATAATAGAGCCATCAAACAACACTCTAATTtgttttcaaacatttaaatgcTCTTATTGGATTAATTCCCATATTAATcaattacattatatttatttgtaccttgcatacatgctttaatgatgaaaaaataaagaaataagtaaTGCACCAGTACTCCACCATCATCCATAATATCTGACATTTTCATGTAATTCAAGCTTTGAATAACTTTAACATATCTTTAAGTGACAGAAAGTTTACAGACACTAGTTGAAATACACAAAATGTGATAAATGTTGAATCCTCCTGTACTCAGGTAGTGATGGTTGTTACACTTCTAGCTGCAGCGATTGTGACAGTAATCTGACTACATACAGCTAAAGCACAACCAATGACAACTCTGCATTAACTTTACATCAGGTCATCTAGATGAAGATATTCTTAATTTATCTTAAATCATTTTGGATTATTAGGAAACATGTTTGTTTGGTGGTATAAAAAATGTAGATGTGTGAAGACACAGAGATATTATAGAACACAGTTTATTTCACATTCAACAataaaagatgaagatgaactgatacagtgatgatgtgatttattggattatttgaaaatgaattaaaatggaGATTTAATCAGGAAATCAGTCTGACTGGAGGCAATAATACTCACGCAAAGGACATCAGCAGACTTACAAACACCAACTGCTCATTATGAAATATGATATTATTAATGTGAAATGATTCAATGACACAATGTGAAACCACAAACACTATTTAGTTTATCTGTGGGTgaaaactcctcctcctcctcttcctcctcttcctcctcctcctcctcctcctccacgtcacCTCAGTGTCTTTATAAGCTTcagtctctcttctcctctcactccAACCCTGCTCACCTCTCAGCTGGACAGTGAGGGACGTTTACACCACACACTGACAACATGCTGGGGACCCTCTGCACTCTCATCACTGCTCTAACATGTAAGGAGGCTGACTTACTGCAGCTTTGACCTCATGTTGGATTCatcagtctgtgtgtttctcttgacTCCGTGTCATCTTGTTGTTTCCAGGTGTGAGTGGTGTGACGGTGGTGACACAGAAGCCTCCTGTTGTGGCGGCGACGAAAGGAGAGACAGCCAACATGGACTGTAACCTGGGGACTGTTACTGGCAGTCCTGCTTACTGGTATAAACAGACTCCTGGAGGAGTTCctcagtacatactgtactttcATAGCAGTTATAGCTCTGTGAGATATGGCTCTGGTTTCTCCTCTCCCAAATTCACATCCACTCATCAGTCAACATCAGATTATCGTTTGATCATCAACAATGTGGAGGAGGGAGACTCAGCAGTGTATTACTGTCAGACATGGGACAGCTCTGCTGGTGAGCGCGTATCACAGTGATTTACACTGTGACAAAAACCTCCTCACTATTACTTCTGCTTTTTGAGGCTCTGACACATCTGATAATAGAGCCATCAAACAACACTCTGTGTCTGCTTCATGAAATATGATTAATGCCGTTAGATGACTGTCAGATTTACTTCATCTTCATCTGTGTATCTCAAAAGTATTTATCACATTTTGGGTATTCAGAACAGCTTCTGTAAACTTTCTATGACTACAACATGTTAAATggcaacacacagcagcatttaaagtcTGTTTTATACGTCAGACTCAGATATCAGAAATGAGGGTGGAGTACATTTACTGTTGCTTTTCTTAAActtattttctattaattaaACATGTTTGCAAAGCGCAATTTAAGATATAGCTTTAAAATATATGTAGGAATCCAATAAAAGCATTTAGATGTCAAAAAAGTTCATTAATGTGCAGCTAAAACACAAGATAATAAAATGCTACATTAACCCTCCTAAAGGTCATGTAGATAAAGATATTTTTATGTTCAAATTTATATTGGCACAAAAGGTATTGTACAACAGTACAACTATAACGGGACTGGTATTTTACAAATTTTGCAATAATGTTATGCTACCCCATATTTCCTAACCCCTTCAATCCTCTTTGTGATTGAGATAGTGTGGTACACATGGACAATTTGACAACTTAAACATGGAATTACATTAAGCAATcacaaagaaaggaaaaaacaaataaataggtaaaagaaaataataataaataataataaaaaatcaatatatataacacacacacacacatatattatatttaaaataataataataacaataaaatcaaaataatgCAGACACCGAaactagcattaaaaaaaagctagTGGTTGTTGCGGGGATAAAGACATTTTTGaattgtttttaatagttttagtcAGAGCAATTTGGATTAATGAGGAATATTTAGAAGAATAAAAACACTGAGGTGAGAAGTCAACTTTTACACTCTGTAATGCTGTTTACCTATAAAATATACAACTTAGTTAAAACTTTATAACACAAACTTATAAAACAACGACCATGTGTTAATCCTGTGGTTTATGTGATTAATAATGATATGGAAAAATAAATTCCAGATTTGAATCTGATGTAACAATTGTAGATTAATCTGAGGCAAATATTATCAACGgctatcaaatacatttttcagatacattttaatgaggaataaaaatgactaaatatATGCTGATCAATAAGAAATGATTTAATGTGAAACCCACATACATGATGTAGTTGAATTATGAGTGAAAACTGAGTCAAGTGTTGATAttactcctcctctcttttcctatTCCTACACCGACACCGAAacaagcatttaaaaaaaaagagctagtGGTTGCTGCGGGTGATAAAGACATTTTTGAATAGTTTTGAATAGTTTAGTCACAGCAATTTGGATTAATGAGGAATATTTAGAAGAATAAAAACACTGATGTAAGAAGTAAACTTTAACACTTTATAATGCTGTTTACCTATAAAATATACAACTTAGTTAAAACTTTATAACACAAACTTATAAAACAATGACCATGTGTTAATCCTGTGGTTTATGTGATTAATGATAATATGGAAAAATAGAAATTAATTCCAGATTTGAATCTGATATAACAATTGTAGATTCATCTCAGGCAAAAATCATCAACGgctatcaaatacatttttcagacacatttttatGAGGAATAAAAATTACCAAATATATGCTGATTAATAGTAAATTATTTAATGTGAAACTGCATGCATGATGTTGAATTATGAGTGAAAACAGAGTCAAGTGTTGatactactcctcctcctcctgatcctcattctcctcctcctcctcctcctgatcctcattctcctcctcctcctcttcctcctcctcctcctcctccacgtctcctctcctcctcctccacgtctcctctcctcagtgtcTTTATAAGCTTcagtctctcttctcctctcactccAACCCTGCTCACCTCTCAGCTGGACAGTGAGGGACGTTTACACCACACACTGACAACATGCTGGGGATCCTCTGCACTCTCATCACTGCTCTAACATGTAAgatcttcttctctttccttttaCAGCCCAGATTTCCACACAGAAACCTTTCACTCacgtctgtttctctgtgtgttgacAGATGTTGATGCAGTGAAAGTGCTGACTCAGACGCCTGCAGTCCACACAGTTTCTACAGGACAACAGGCTGTTCTCAACTGCAACGTTCAGACAGATGAAAATTATGTCCATTGGTATAAACAGGTTCCTGGTGAAGCTCCTCAGTATGTTCTCAGATTTCACCATTCAGCCAGTTCACCCACCTTTGGATCAGGATTCTCTTCAGACCGATTCAACTCTAAATCCTCATCAAACATAGATTATCAGTTCATCATAAAGCGGACAGAGGCAGGAGACTCTGCTGTCTATTACTGTCAGACATGGTCTAGCTCTGCAGCTGTATCACAGTGATTCACACTGTGACAAAAACCTCAGTGAGAAACTCATCACAGCTTCTATGAATTttgagcaaaataaaatgaatcaaatcaGTAAATCTGATCAAAACAAGAACAGATACTGAACAAAGTCATCTAAAGTGACAAgagtgtttgaaacaagcccaGCAGTGTTTTGTAATGAAAGCAGACTGATGAAGTGAATGAGACGTTGACAGTGAAAGTTGGTCTCAACAGGATGTTTCAGTTCCACTCCCCTCATTAGTGAGAGtcaggaggtttttgtacggccATGTATACAAACTGAATCACTGTGGTATTCGGACCAGGCACCAAGCTGACTGTGACAAGTAAGTACTTTTTAACTGATCATAAAACAGGATGGATTTTATGTTTCTGATACATACtaagagaaaataatcaatgtaTCTGTTGctaattgtttaaaatattcaacGTGTTGTTTGGTGAATAATAGATTGACTTTTTAACATCTGCTTTGATACCAGGCTGTGTGTTTGAAGGCAAAGGAAAGATCTGCTACTGATCacaatattttaaatgtttttgacaAATACTCAAAAAAATTTTAGCGGCTGAGGATTTTTAACAGTTGGACAACATTTACAagatttttcttatttattttaacattataaAACTCCATGTTAAATAGTCAATAGTATTTTAAATTGTGATATCAATATCAAACTGTTTTTGTAATGTTGGTTTACTAATATTCTGAAGTTTAGGGATAATTCAGATTTTACCTGAATATTATTGTGGCTGTttgaaatgaaatatatatttttctttggtGTTATAGACACCACTAAACTACTACTACAGATGTACTTTAATTTTTCCCAATGCTTTAAATAATCATATAAAACTTTAAATACCACATTTTTATGGCACAGAAAGTGACTTTATGACAAATTCCAACATAAAGTTTTTActgaattaatcaaaaatatttCTAAGTTAGTGATTGATAGATTGTTTATGATTTAAAGAGGAACACTGCTCATATTTAGGTGATGATTTCTAAATGTTTTTgctgatttaaaatgttttaattcttCAGCGTGTTTGTTAAATTGTCAACACAACTAATAAACTAATGTGTTACTGTCCTGCTTTGTATTAATGATGTGATTCCTAGTTATCTGATGAAAGTGCTCCATGTATTTTCAGGCTCCAgcttctctcctcctgtcctgaCAGTCTTCCCTCCGTCCAGTGCTGAGCTCCAGTCCAACAAAGCCTCTCTGGTCTGTCTGTCCAGTCAGTCTGTGCCTTTTGCAGATGTGAGCTGGTTGTCTGGTGGGAGTCCAGTGAGCAGTGGGATCTCTACCAGCACCGCTGTTCAGCAACCAGACCAGACTTTCCAAATCAGCAGCTATCTGGCCGTCCAGACGTCAGACTGGAACACGGATCAGGTTTACacatgtaaagtgtctttgggCTCCCAGACTTCAGAGAAAAACATCAAGAAGTCAGACTGTCCCACTGAACAATAGTAGAGGAGCACAATGACCATTTAACATCTGCTTCTTTACTGTTTGTGCTGTTTGCTCATCACAAGCTTCACATGGTAGAAAAGACGTGTCTGCATGCTTGTAATACATGTTGTGACCGTTAGGTGGAGGTGTTGTATCAGCTTTGCAAAATGATGCTTTTTTCAAGatttattcaataaaaatacaaaaaaaaactgtgaacaaaaaagtgtttgtatttatttgtactcATGAAAACATCATTTATAATGTTACATTAACTTCACTAGATTGTATTCTTCTCCTGATGTTCATCTCACTGATAATTACAGTTAGTCCAGgacacaaacataacaaacacatttctttttaattctaacttgaatatgtatatttaaattCAGAAAGCTATGTTGTTATTAGAAGttaatttgcaataaaagtATAGCAGAAAGATTAATTTAAGACGTTAGAAAAATCAGATAAAATGAGCAACTGAAACTGAGTTTTCATCCTCCATCAGTGAAGCATCACCTCTctactcctccctctcttccttcacAGGATGCACCTGCAGGCCTCCTCTCCTTATTTATAGCTGCATGTAAATGAGGAGGTCAAGTGTCAGCTCTCTGTAACATCAGAGGGAACTGTCTCTGACTGGAAACACTCCGATagtttcattattaacatctgCTCAATCAATGTCTGTTTActtcttatgtgtgtgtgcagcgccAAAGTTTATATCCTGCAGCAGATGTCTGTTGTTGACGTACGAAAAACCTGCAAAATGatgcaaaatatattaaaacttTCATACATAAATCTCATTCATTAGGAACTGAAAATACTAAGAAATACATATAAATTGCAGGCCTCTTTGACATAATGACACCATGGTATTTTGTAAATTAAAGTTGTCATCTACACTGACTTTAATGGATaaattaaagacatttccctccaCAGAAGATAACTGAGCAACACATGTGAGAAACTATGCAGATTGAAGCaaagctcctcctcctgtcagTCCCTCTCAGTTTCAGTGTTGTATTAAATTGCTCCTCCagcacctcctctcctcatcctccaaaCCCTCTAATCTGTCAGCAGTGAGCTCACTTTCCAGGTTACAAGGCCGTTCTCAGCACACTCTGACAACATGCTGGGGACCCTCTGCACTCTCATCACTGCTCTAACATGTAAGGAGGCTGACTTACTGCAGCTTTGACCTCATGTTGGATTCatcagtttgtgtgtttctctttaCTCCGTGTCAACTTGTTGTTTCCAGGTGTGAGTGGTGTGACGGTGGTGACACAGAAGCCTCCTGTTGTGACGGTGACGAAAGGAGAGACATCCACCATGGACTGTAACCTGGGGACTGTTACTAACTATAGAGCTTGCTGGTATAAACAGACTCCTGGAGGAGTTCCTCAGTTTGTACTTAGCTTTCATAGCAGTTGGAGCTCTGTGAGATATGGCTCTGGTTTCTCCTCTCCAAAGTTCACATCCACTCATCAGTCAACATCAGATTATCGTTTGATCATCAACAATGTGGAGGAGGGAGACTCAGCAGTCTATTACTGTGCTACATGGGACAGCTCTGCTACTGAGTACGTATCACAGTGATTTACACTGTGACAAAAACCTCCTCACTATTACTTCTGCTTTTTGAGACTCTGACAAATCTGATAATAGAGCCATCAAACAAAACTCTAATTtgttttcaaacatttaaatgcTCATATTGGATTAAATCCCACATTAATCAATTTCAGTATATTTATTTGTACCTTCCATACATGCTTtaatgatgaaaaaataaagaaataagtaaTGCACCAGTACTCCACCATCATCCATAATATCTGACATTTTCATGTAATTCAAGCTTTGAATAactttaacatatatttaagtGACAGAAAGTTTACAGACACTagttgaaataaacaaaatgtgatAAATGTTGAATCCTCCTGTACTCAGGTAGTGATGGTTGTTACACTTCTAGCTGCAGCGATTGTGACAGTAATCTGACTACATACAGCTAAAGCACAACCAATGACAACTCTGCATTAACTTTACATCAGGTCATCTAGATGAAGATATTCTTAATTTATGTTAAATCAGTTTTGATTATTaggaaacatttttgtttggtGGTATAAAAAATGTAGATGTGTGAAGACACAGAGATATTATAGAACACAGTTTACTTCacatacaacaataaaagatgaagatgaaccgatacagtgatgatgtgatttattggattatttgaaaatgaattaaaatggaGATTTAATCAGGAAATCAGTCTGACTGGAGGCAATAATACTCACGCAAAGGACATCAGCAGACTTACAAACACCAACTGCTCATTATGAAATATGATATTATTAATGTGAAATGATTCAATGACacaatgtgaaaccaaaaacactATTTAGTTTATCTGTGGGTgaaaactcctcctcctcctcctcctccacgtctcctctcctcagtgtcTTTATAAGCTTcagtctctcttctcctctcactccAACCCTGCTCACCTCTCAGCTGGACAGTGAGGGACGTTTACACCACACACTGACAACATGCTGGAGACCCTCTGCACTCTCATCACTGCTCTAACATGTAAGGAGGCTGACTTACTGCAGCTTTGACCTCATGTTGGATTCatcagtctgtgtgtttctcttgacTCCGTGTCATCTTGTTGTTTCCAGGTGTGAGTGGTGTGACGGTGGTGACACAGAAGCCTCCTgttgtgacggtgaggaaaggAGAGACAGCCACCATGGACTGTAACCTGGGGACTGGGACTAACAGTGATGCTTACTGGTATAAACAGACTCCTGGAGGAGTTCCT from Sebastes fasciatus isolate fSebFas1 chromosome 13, fSebFas1.pri, whole genome shotgun sequence encodes the following:
- the LOC141781032 gene encoding immunoglobulin lambda-1 light chain-like, with protein sequence MLGTLCTLITALTCVSGVTVVTQKPPVVAATKGETANMDCNLGTVTGSPAYWYKQTPGGVPQYILYFHSSYSSVRYGSGFSSPKFTSTHQSTSDYRLIINNVEEGDSAVYYCQTWDSSAGERVFGPGTKLTVTSSSFSPPVLTVFPPSSAELQSNKASLVCLSSQSVPFADVSWLSGGSPVSSGISTSTAVQQPDQTFQISSYLAVQTSDWNTDQVYTCKVSLGSQTSEKNIKKSDCPTEQ
- the LOC141781030 gene encoding immunoglobulin lambda-1 light chain-like; its protein translation is MLGILCTLITALTYVDAVKVLTQTPAVHTVSTGQQAVLNCNVQTDYAYVSWHKQVPGEAPQFVLSFHHSASSPTFGSGFSSDRFNSESSSDIDYQFIIKQTEAGDSAVYYCQTWDNSGTTVVFGPGTKLTVTSSSFPPPVLTVFPPSSAELQSNKASLVCLSSQSGPFADVSWLSGGSPVSSGISTSIAVQQLDHTFQISSYLAVQTSDWNTDQVYTCKVSLGSQTSEKNIKKSDCSTEQ